The sequence below is a genomic window from Arthrobacter sp. U41.
CCCCAGGAGTTCACATGTCCAAGAACACCGTCCTCACCCTCGTCGGCAGCCTGCGCGCCGAATCCACCAACCAGAAGCTCGCCGAAGCCATCCAGCTGAACGCCCCGGAGCAGGTCGAGGTGCTCATCCACGAGACCCTGGGCAACATCCCGTTCTACAACGAGGACATAGACGTCGAGGGCCAGGTTCCCGCCGCAGCAGCCGCCCTGCGCGCCGCTGCGAACAGCGCCGACGCCCTGCTCCTGGTCACCCCGGAGCACAACGGCACGGTCCCCGCCTCGCTCAAGAACGCCATCGACTGGCTGTCCCGCCCCTACGGCGCCGGCGCCCTGAACGGCAAGCCCACCGCCGTCGTCGGCACCGCCTTCGGCCAGTTCGGCGGAGTCTGGGCCCAGGACGAGGCCCGCAAGGCCGTCGGCATCGCCGGCGCCCGGGTCCTCGAGGACGTCAAGCTCGCCATCCCGGGCTCCATGGTCCGCTTCGCCGAGGTCCACCCGAAGGACGACGCCGAGGTTGTGGAACAGATCAAGGGCATCTTCGCCGCACTGGAGGATTCCCGCACGGTCGCAGCAGCATAATCTCACGCTCCATACCGAACACCCCCGACGCCGCCAGCGACCAGTTCAAAGCGGCCGGGGGTGTTCTGCGTCCGGGACCCGCGGCCAGTTTGGAAACAAAGGTTTTCTATATAGCAACATGGGTTGTATTCTGGGAGATGTGACCCACGAAACACTTGATGCCGCCGCAGAGGTACTCCCGGCCGAGGCAATTGACGCAATCGAACGCGCGGCTACGTCCGCCCACCGCCACGAGGAACTGTTCTCGGAGCGCGCAGCAAATATCAAGCAGTCGGCAGTCCGCGATGTCTTCGACATCTCCCTGCGGCCCGGCCTCGTCTCCCTGGCGGGCGGAAGCCCCTACCTCCAGTCCCTGCCGCTGGAACGGCTCGGCCAGACCGCCGCGAAAATCATCGCCGAGCAAGGCATGACCGCGCTGCAGTACGGCGGCGGGCAGGGCACCGAGGAACTTCGTACCCAGGTCTGCGAAGTCATGGCCGCGGAAGGAATCCTCGACGCCAAACCTGAAAACGTCGTGATCACGGCGGGTTCACAGTCTGCGCAGGACGTTGCGACCAAGGTCTTCTGCAACCCCGGCGACGTGGTGCTCGTCGAGGACCCGACCTACGTGGGTGCCCTGAACACCTTCGAGGCCTACCAGGTCGAGGTCGCCACCGTGCCGATGGACGGTGACGGCATTATCCCGGACCTGCTGGAGGCCCAGATTGCCGCTCTGCAGGCGGCGGGCAAGAACATCAAGTTCCTGTACACCATCCCGAGCTTCAACAACCCCTCCGGCATCACTCTTTCCGCGGAGCGGCGGCAGCAGGTTGTTGATATATGCCGCAAGGCGAATGTTTTGGTCCTGGAGGACAA
It includes:
- a CDS encoding NAD(P)H-dependent oxidoreductase; translated protein: MSKNTVLTLVGSLRAESTNQKLAEAIQLNAPEQVEVLIHETLGNIPFYNEDIDVEGQVPAAAAALRAAANSADALLLVTPEHNGTVPASLKNAIDWLSRPYGAGALNGKPTAVVGTAFGQFGGVWAQDEARKAVGIAGARVLEDVKLAIPGSMVRFAEVHPKDDAEVVEQIKGIFAALEDSRTVAAA
- a CDS encoding aminotransferase-like domain-containing protein — its product is MTHETLDAAAEVLPAEAIDAIERAATSAHRHEELFSERAANIKQSAVRDVFDISLRPGLVSLAGGSPYLQSLPLERLGQTAAKIIAEQGMTALQYGGGQGTEELRTQVCEVMAAEGILDAKPENVVITAGSQSAQDVATKVFCNPGDVVLVEDPTYVGALNTFEAYQVEVATVPMDGDGIIPDLLEAQIAALQAAGKNIKFLYTIPSFNNPSGITLSAERRQQVVDICRKANVLVLEDNPYGLLRFDGKPLTPLRAGNPNDVIYMGSFSKIFAPGLRIGWALVPAHLQRRYYLASEAVTLCPPTFNQMLVSAYLRDYDWRGQIETYRGLYKERCDAMLAALDEYMPPGLSWTRPEGGFFVWVTLPEGVDTYPLLKKAIEAGVVFIPGAAFTHSDNPSNKIRLAFSAVPPESIREGVRRLAPVLREAIAAL